The sequence AGATATCCCTTGTTTTGGGTGCCTTCCGGCAGGCTGTCGTGAACCCGCCTGGCAAAACCGCCGATGGCCACCAAGGGATTTCGAATCTCATGGGCCACCTCATTGACGAGATACTCAAGAGCGCCGGTCTTTTCCTCTGTCGCAAGCTGGGCACTAGCCTCCTTTTTGGCGAACAAAGAACGAATCCGAGCCGATAATTCCTTAAAATCAAAGGGCTTGGTAATATAATCATCCGCTCCGACATCAAGTCCTTCGACCTTGTCCTGAACCTCACTCTTCGCGGTAAGCATAATTACCGCCACGTACTTGGTCTGCTCCTTGGCCCTGAGTCGCCTCAAGACCTCAATCCCGCTGAGTCTCGGCATCATCACATCAAGAAGGATGAGATCCGGCCAATATGTCTCAACCTTCGCCAGACCCTCCACCCCGTCACAAGCCTCATCAGTATCATAACCAATGGCCCGCAATCTCTTCCGCAGTAACTCTACCGTATCAGCGGAGTCATCAATAATAAGGATCTTCTTCTTATTCTCCACGGGTCTCCTTCCCCCAAGTCACTTATCTGGTCGAAAAAAAGGCTTGATTTGGTTGGCAAGCTCACGAACATTAATCGGCTTGGTGATATAACCGTCACATCCCGCAGCAATAGCCTTTTCCCGATCACCCTTCATGGCATGCGCCGTCAAGGCTATTACCGGGATAGCCCGAAAGGCATCGCTACTCTTGAGCCGCTTGGTCACCTCATACCCATCCAGCTTGGGAATAGAAATGTCCATAAGGATCAGATCCGGCCCGATTTCAGCCACCTTGCTCAAAGCCTCCTCACCATCAATCGCCTCAGCAATACGATAGCCCTTTGCCGTCAGGACCTTAACCACCAACTCCCGGTTATCCTGATTGTCATCTACTACCAGTATCATATAGCTTTCCATCTCTTCCATAGTGGCTATTGCCCCCTGCATCACATTTTTTCAATGATCCCTTTCAACTCGGCGAGTAAATCTTTTTCGCTCAATACCCCTTTGTTCAGTGTGGCCGCTATCCTGCCGTTCAGATCCTTTATCTCAGCTTCGTTCAAATTCTTCTCCGCAAGAAGGATCAAGGGGATATTTTTAAGGCGTTCATCAAATCTGATATACTCCAAAAGGCCCACGCCCTTTGCATCCTGCATCAAGAGATTAAAAACAATCAGATCGGGGAGATACCTGCTGATCGAACGGACCGCCTCTTCCTGAGAAAAAGCGGAAGTCACCTGATAGCCGGTACCCTCAAGGGCCTGGCAGATGGCCTCAACGCTCCGGGGTTCGCTATCTGCCACTAAGATTCTCTGGATTCCGGCAACCCGCTCAAGGCGTTTAAGCTTCTTTATCAGCACATTGCGATCAATAGGCTTGACCAGGTATTCCGCAGCGCCAAGACTAAACCCCATCTTTTTGTCATCGACAATGGAGAGGATGATCACCGGGATATCTTGGGTCTCCGGAGTTCTTTTTAAATCCAGCAGCACGTGCCAGCCATTTTTCCCAGGCATCATAATATCCAAGGTAATAGCAACCGGTCTGATCGCTTTGGCCTTCTCCACCGCCCCTTCTCCGCTTTGGTGCCCCACCACCCGGTACTCAGCGCCGATATATTTCCGGATCAACTCGATCACCTCCGGATTATCATCAATGACCAGAATAGTCTTCATGGCGGTGAGACTCATCGGGCTTAGGTCATCGGTCAGACCTGAAACGACCTGTTCACCCTCCTCAATGATCAGCCGCTCAACGATCTCGCACCCTTTGCAGAACTCCACCTTCTCCGGATAGGCCGCAACCTTGGTCCCCTTGCAATGGGTGCCGAAAATCAGCCAACACCGATTATCATCGCTGCCATAAGCAGGGCAACTGCTCTGACCGCAATGAACGTACTCCCAGCACCTGATCGGTTTGCCCCCATAATGAGGGGCTTTAAGAAACATCTCAACCGGCTTGTCAAAATAGGTAGCCAATCCCTCAGCCATCAGCGGCTCAACAATTACCTGAGCAGGCCGCTCCATGATCTTCTTTTGCACCGGCAGGGTGAAACAAAAACGGCTGCCCTCGCCATAACGGCTCTCGGCCCAGATCACTCCCTTATGAAGCACCACCAGCCCCCGAGCAATACTCAAACCCAGTCCGGTGCCCTCATATTGGCGGATGGTAGAGACATCGATCTGGCTAAATTTATCAAAGAGCTTATTGATATCCTCCTCCTTGATACCGATCCCGGTATCCACCACACAGATCTCCACAAAAAATGGCGACTCACCAGGGCTAACCCCACGATCCGAGGGCCGCACATAGATGGTGACGCCACCCTGATGGGTAAATTTTACCGCATTGGAGAGGAGATTAATGAAGATCTGGTGAACTCGGTCTCGATCCACATACACAAGGGGAATTTGATCCGCAAAGTCAAAGGCAAGAGAGAGGTGTTTCTTGGAAATGACAGGCTCAAAGGTGGTAGTCAGGGATGCCACCAGTTCGCAGATATCGGTCTCTTTGAGATCGAGTTCAACCTTGCCTGATTCAATCTTCGACATATCAAGAATATCATTGATCAACTGCAGGAGGTGCCGGGCGTTATTCTCGACCTTGTGCAGGCTCTTCTCCTGCTCCTCGTTGATTTCGCCGTCCACCCGGTCAATCAGCAGATCGGTATAGCCAATGATCGAATTCATCGGAGTCCGCAACTCATGTGACATATTGGCCAGGAAAGCCGATTTCAAGCGATCAAGCTCCCTCAACTCCCGGTTGGCCCGTTCGAGAAGCAATGTTTTCTCACGCAGCATCATGGTCCTGCGGGCCACTTCCAACTCCGACTCCTTGCTGAACGAAGATATCCGCTCATAGAGCCGCTCCAGGCTTTCGAGCATCTGGTTAACATGCTGGGCGATCTTATCCATCACATCGTTTTTATCCAGAATCTCGGTTCGGACCGATAGGTCGCCGCCCGACACCTGAGAAAGCGCGACCAACAGATTTTCGACTCTGGACTCAAGGTATTTGCGCTGGTCCTCTTCCCTTTGCGCAGTCTTTCTAATATACCGCAACCTTTCGGCCTCCAGGACATCGGTGATATCCTTGCAGATCTCCACCCCACCCACCAGCGCGCCATGAGCATCGCGCATGGCGCTGGCGCTCGCCATTAAGGGAATCTCCTCGCCTTGTCGATTTGTCATGATAATTCGGACGCGCTCCACCGGTTCACCAGTCTGAAAGCACTGCTTTATCGGGCAGGTCTCTTCACAGATATCACTGCGAAACACCTGCTGACAGGTCATCCTGCCCTCGGCCTCCTCCCTGGTGTACCCTGTAAGCTGAACGCAGGCCTCGTTCATGTATGTGATGACCATCTTCGTATCCACCAGAAAGAGAGGATCGGCAATGGCGTCCCTCAATCCGTTGGCATATTCAATCCGGTCCTTGATACTCAGCACCATGGCATTGAATGATTTCCCCAGAACACCTATGGAATCGTCAGTGCACACCCGCACCGACACTGACATATCCCCCTGGGCGAGTTGTTCCGCCTTATCCACCAGGTCTGCCACCGGTCGGGTAACCAACCGCGTCAAAAGCAGATAAATAATGCTGATAATGGCGGCGAGACCCAAAACACAGATGAATATCGTCCGATTCCGCAAGGAGACGATGGCGCTGTAGGTCTCATCGGTGGCCTGACGAACAATCAACCCACCAAGAACTTTCCGTGAAGCGCCATGACAGTGATGACATTCCGGCTCATTAGGCATCCGGTGGAGAGTCACCAGATATTTCCGGCCACCAACCTCCTCTTCGAAATATCTCTCATCATAAGGCTCTCCAGCAGTAAGAAGCTGAGTGAGAGCTGTGAGAGCTTCCCCGTTATCAATCAGCTGCTCTACCTGGGTATTAATTTTCTCCTCATGGGTGGCAAAGACAATCCTCTGATCAAAGTCACAGATCATGATCTCCGTACCCTTCAGCATATCGCGCACGTCCATAAGCTGGCGCTGCACCGAGGCACTGTCTCCTACTGACATGGGATGCTTGATTCCGGCATAAGCCAGGTCCTTCAACTCCCTACCAAAAGTGGCCATCCGCTCCCGGATCTGCTCCCGCTGGCTGCTGACCGCAAGATAGATCGTAACCCCCATGACCATAGCGACCGCGAAAGTCAAGGCCAACAGTATCTTCAGGGCAAGCCGACGACGGATAAAATCAAGGATCATCATCATATCAATGCGCCCCGCCGTGGATCATAGGCTTATAACGAAAGGCCTTGACCCGTTCCGAGATATGACACTGCCCACAGACATCAGTGGTGAGATGCCGCTTAATATCGGTCGAGCTACGACTCAGCACATGAATGCTGCCTGGTCCGTGGCAGACCTCACAACCGGCATTTTTCAATTGGGGGGTCTGCTCCGAACTGACAAAACCGCCAGGCTGACCATACCCTGTGGTATGACAAGAATAACACCGCTCGATATCTTCGGGCAGCAAGCCTCTGCGCAGCTTCTCTATGCTCTCGAAGGACTTACTTTTCTTGGCGTAGGTGACGAAACTGTCATACTCATCGGCATGACAATCTTTGCAGGCGTCAGACCCAACATAGATGGCCGGAACAGGGGAAGCCTGAGCCACACTTAAGATCAGGGCAAAAGGGGAAAGAAAAGGGAGGGACAACAAGAAGATAACAAAAAAAACAATACGGGAGAAAAGGGGGGAAAAAGACTGAAATGCTTTCGAGTTGGGGCCGTCGGCCTTGCCAGCACCCAAAAACTGTTTGCTTAGCATAGTCATGCTCCTCTCATGGGCGAGCTGTCAGGCTCAATAGAACGAAACCGCAATCAACCCGCACCTTCTTAGACGACAATTGAACTTCTTCGTGTGTGCAGCACACAAAAAATTCTAGTCCTTTGCTAGCAGTACAATATCGTATTTAAAGACAACATGCACGATTTTTCAGCCAGACACCTTCCACCACAACGTACAACTCGGCAGAAACTCACTCAGTATTTCGGCAGCGCCATATCATAAATCAATTAGAGGCTGTCCGATGATCGCTCACCTCCCAGGAGGTACAGTCCAGTCCAACAGACAAAATCAA is a genomic window of Desulfobulbaceae bacterium containing:
- a CDS encoding cytochrome C, yielding MLSKQFLGAGKADGPNSKAFQSFSPLFSRIVFFVIFLLSLPFLSPFALILSVAQASPVPAIYVGSDACKDCHADEYDSFVTYAKKSKSFESIEKLRRGLLPEDIERCYSCHTTGYGQPGGFVSSEQTPQLKNAGCEVCHGPGSIHVLSRSSTDIKRHLTTDVCGQCHISERVKAFRYKPMIHGGAH
- a CDS encoding response regulator, producing MMMILDFIRRRLALKILLALTFAVAMVMGVTIYLAVSSQREQIRERMATFGRELKDLAYAGIKHPMSVGDSASVQRQLMDVRDMLKGTEIMICDFDQRIVFATHEEKINTQVEQLIDNGEALTALTQLLTAGEPYDERYFEEEVGGRKYLVTLHRMPNEPECHHCHGASRKVLGGLIVRQATDETYSAIVSLRNRTIFICVLGLAAIISIIYLLLTRLVTRPVADLVDKAEQLAQGDMSVSVRVCTDDSIGVLGKSFNAMVLSIKDRIEYANGLRDAIADPLFLVDTKMVITYMNEACVQLTGYTREEAEGRMTCQQVFRSDICEETCPIKQCFQTGEPVERVRIIMTNRQGEEIPLMASASAMRDAHGALVGGVEICKDITDVLEAERLRYIRKTAQREEDQRKYLESRVENLLVALSQVSGGDLSVRTEILDKNDVMDKIAQHVNQMLESLERLYERISSFSKESELEVARRTMMLREKTLLLERANRELRELDRLKSAFLANMSHELRTPMNSIIGYTDLLIDRVDGEINEEQEKSLHKVENNARHLLQLINDILDMSKIESGKVELDLKETDICELVASLTTTFEPVISKKHLSLAFDFADQIPLVYVDRDRVHQIFINLLSNAVKFTHQGGVTIYVRPSDRGVSPGESPFFVEICVVDTGIGIKEEDINKLFDKFSQIDVSTIRQYEGTGLGLSIARGLVVLHKGVIWAESRYGEGSRFCFTLPVQKKIMERPAQVIVEPLMAEGLATYFDKPVEMFLKAPHYGGKPIRCWEYVHCGQSSCPAYGSDDNRCWLIFGTHCKGTKVAAYPEKVEFCKGCEIVERLIIEEGEQVVSGLTDDLSPMSLTAMKTILVIDDNPEVIELIRKYIGAEYRVVGHQSGEGAVEKAKAIRPVAITLDIMMPGKNGWHVLLDLKRTPETQDIPVIILSIVDDKKMGFSLGAAEYLVKPIDRNVLIKKLKRLERVAGIQRILVADSEPRSVEAICQALEGTGYQVTSAFSQEEAVRSISRYLPDLIVFNLLMQDAKGVGLLEYIRFDERLKNIPLILLAEKNLNEAEIKDLNGRIAATLNKGVLSEKDLLAELKGIIEKM
- a CDS encoding response regulator; protein product: MESYMILVVDDNQDNRELVVKVLTAKGYRIAEAIDGEEALSKVAEIGPDLILMDISIPKLDGYEVTKRLKSSDAFRAIPVIALTAHAMKGDREKAIAAGCDGYITKPINVRELANQIKPFFRPDK
- a CDS encoding response regulator — translated: MENKKKILIIDDSADTVELLRKRLRAIGYDTDEACDGVEGLAKVETYWPDLILLDVMMPRLSGIEVLRRLRAKEQTKYVAVIMLTAKSEVQDKVEGLDVGADDYITKPFDFKELSARIRSLFAKKEASAQLATEEKTGALEYLVNEVAHEIRNPLVAIGGFARRVHDSLPEGTQNKGYLAIIMQNVAVLEKMVAHLVELKSAALAYVEPSSVNELLTSTLAGFDQMLVENGIVVATDLMDSLPLIPADRHNLQRVLFHVLENAIEAMTGEVRQLKITTRDSNGHVEISITDTGKGISRDKIKNI